A segment of the Methylomonas paludis genome:
ATAGAACAACTCACCGGCATCAGTAATGAGATGGTCGCCGGTGCCCCACTGTTTGCCGAAATTGCCGAAGAAGTGCAACAGTTACTGCAAGGCCGGCTGTTTATTGCCCATAACGCCCGGTTTGATTACAGTTTTCTGAAAAACGAATTCAAGCGCTTGGGTATGGCATTTCAGCCCACGGTTTTGTGTACGGTTAAATTGTCCAGAACCTTGTATCCGCACTATCGGCAACATAATCTGGATAGTTTGATCGAGCGGCATCAGTTACAGACTAAGGAACGACACCGGGCTTTGGCCGATGCTCAATCCATTCATCAGTTCTGGATGCATATAAACCGGGATTTTCCGGCGCAGGGTTTGCTGGATACCGTACAGAAACTGATTAACCGTTCCAGTTTGCCGTCACAGTTAGACCCAATGCTGATTTATGATTTGCCCGAAGCACCTGGAGTGTATTTGTTTTTTGGCGAGAATGATTTACCGCTGTATATCGGCAAAAGCATCAATATCCGGCAACGAGTGCTGGCGCATTTTTCTGCCGATCACCGCCACAACAAGGAAATGAGTTTATCGCAGCAATTGCGCCGTATCGAATGGCAGGAAACCGCAGGCGAACTGGGCGCTTTATTAACTGAAGCTCGCTTGATCAAGACTATGCAGCCCACCCATAACCAGCGCTTACGCCGTAAAAATGCGCTATGTGCTTGGCAGTTGCAGCAAGAACAAACCCATGTATCCCCTACCCTGATCTGGGCTGATGATTTGGATTTTGGTGCACAGCAGAATTTATACGGTTTGTAT
Coding sequences within it:
- a CDS encoding 3'-5' exonuclease family protein, yielding MLVDETGVREWSRLVQPQTRIPLFIEQLTGISNEMVAGAPLFAEIAEEVQQLLQGRLFIAHNARFDYSFLKNEFKRLGMAFQPTVLCTVKLSRTLYPHYRQHNLDSLIERHQLQTKERHRALADAQSIHQFWMHINRDFPAQGLLDTVQKLINRSSLPSQLDPMLIYDLPEAPGVYLFFGENDLPLYIGKSINIRQRVLAHFSADHRHNKEMSLSQQLRRIEWQETAGELGALLTEARLIKTMQPTHNQRLRRKNALCAWQLQQEQTHVSPTLIWADDLDFGAQQNLYGLYHSVREAHKALRSLADQHQLCLAVLGLEKVVQGRPCFGHQIKKCRGACMGLEPPLQHAMRLQIAMQKLKLAVWPYPGAIGIPEAEELHVFDHWCYLGTARDQTEIDELLATGRPVFDKDTYLIVSKALKKAHGVILIK